The region CTCTTCACTGATGCATGATCATTGTGATCCACAGTGCTGTGGCCATCCCATGGCCGAGTAGCCATCCACCTCTCTAACCAACTCCACCCCCATTGGGGATTGTTTGGGTCCATAAATGTGGGATTTAATGACTTTGAATTGCCCTTCCATGTTTGCTGTTTCACAAAGTAATTACATCATAATTCAAAAAGCTGTACTTTTGCTGATAAATATCTGTAAAACAATGAACAGGATCCAAGGGAACAAATAGATTTATGCTGGCCTAAAGAGTGCATGAAAACTGATGTAACTATTATTAGAAGCCACCAAATAAATGGCTTTGAATCCTATTGATGTTTTATATGATCAGTCTGCATTAAACAATGATCATCCCTGACAGATTATGATGCAAGAGTGCGTAATGTGCAATAGCATTCTTTGTGTGAATTGGTTTAACTAATTGGATTTCTTTAATAGGTTTGCACATATTACCTTCAGAATGCATTATCTGTAGAATATCTGTACAATCACTAAAAACAAAAGGTTCTTCCATAACGTTTTTAATCATGCTGATTCATAGTGCAGTTTGAAGAAACTGATAAATCTTACCTAGTTAAACTCTATTTCTGTTCTACATTTTTTCATGAACAGATGTTACTTATGGGCTATTTTGTGAGTAATTAGGGAACCAGTCTACTGACTAACGTGGGAATGTGAAAATGGAATTATTTTTTCAGTGTCTGAATTTTGGGCTTGTTACTCTCTCTATTCCACAAAAgtccaaaataaaaatgagaagaaaagtCTGGCCACCTGATGTGAGAATGAATAGGCCAAAGCCCTCTCTCTTCTTAAAGCTGCTTCTTGTTTGTGCAACAATTTGGCTTCAATTTGATCCTTTGACTGCAAACTGTGATCCCATTCTTCTCCAACCTGCTGTAAAGGCATTTGTACTTCAATACACATTCAAAATCCACATTCCAAGCTTATTGTTTTCAGATGAAAAAGTAATAAGTtcacataaaaaaatgggtGAAAAAAGACTCAACAACTTAATTTGAGAGCTTCTAGAGAGCACATTAATCACACTGGTTCATAATAGAAGAGGAAAGCATGCTTATAATGCTTACAGCAGCACGCAGCTTCTCAAgttgtttttcatgtttctgCTGCAGTTGGCGCTGAAGAGCTTGGTTCTCTTCAGACATTCTAATTCTCCTTTCACGAATCTGAGACTGTAATCTTGCTAGAGTTTGCATGCTTCGTAGGGTGCTAGAAGCTTGTCTTTTAACAGATTGCCCTTGCACTACGGTTTTCAGCCTCACCAAACCTCTCAGGGCACGCAATGCTCTTCTTGCCTATAATTtgcaaaacaagaacaactcgTTATATGTGCAACATAAAGCAACTACATTTTAGGCACAAATTCTATTCATATTGAAGAAGCTGTTTCTCCAAAAGTTATACACCtttgaatataattatatgttGCATCTCCACAGCCTATAAACCCCAAAAATTCTGTTCATAACCATGAAAACAAATTAAGTGGTGTACAAAAGGACAATGAAACTCCTCCTGAAAATGAATTTGAGCTTTCATGCAAAATCCTGCAAACCCAGTTACAATTTAGAACTTCTGGCATAATTTAATGGAATTATTTGGGATAAATGTAATTTATTGGAACTCATTTTCCCTATTTTCTGTAATTACTATTGAATGCATAATTACAACATTTCCGTATTTGTTGCCAATTGAGATTTTTAAATTGCCACTTAATATTTCTGCAGTTTTTCATTTTACTTGTTAAGCTTGGTTTTGTGAAGAAAAAGGTAGTTGTAGATGTGGGCTCATGCATGATGTCTACATCTAACTTAGCCctaatttgttgtttgttgttcccactttctatctttttttatGCTTTGTTCAGCTTTTAACAGTAGTATTAGGTACAACCCTTGTAATGTACACaagtgtaatatatatataatataatacaatgTCTGTTTAAACTTCTcagtaaaacaaaaatactttaagaaaagaaaataaggtaAAATGAATAGAGTTTCTTCCATATATTAAAACCAAGTTATACCCTTCaacaattttatcaaatttctatcatttaaattgttcaaaaagttattttaacttGAACATTGGTTACCATATATCCACGAAATGCAGTTTGAATCTTGACAGCTGCAATCTCTTCCATGGTCTTTCCAGTGTAATGTGGCATACTTGTGAGACGAACAACCTCTGCAGCAGCATGAGCAGCAGCAACAGCAGCCTCTGCTGCAACAGCAGTGGCAAAAGCCAAAGAAGCAGCATGCTTGCTTTGTTCTTTCTCAGCATCAATTAATTTAACATCTGCTGCAATTTCCCTCTCCTTGTTACTGCTTGACTTGTCacttttctgttttttctttcaatgCACCAAAAAGTAAAAGGCTAGTTTGAGATCCACACTGCTCACGAAAAtcaatattgtaaaataaatcaaaatgaaGGTCTCTAGTTTCTTATTTAGCAACTTTTACTTATGATTTCATAATTTCCAATTAGAGAAATTCTCTATTATTCTTAGAAATTTAACGGTTTCGGCACTTCTCTTGTGAAACTCTCTCCATTTCCCACTTTTTCTGTGCTCAAACTCATTCAACTATTGGCTCAACCTTAAAAACAATAGtaccaaaatatttaaacttctATGAAGAGTAAGAAATGTATCAAAAAATGAGTTGCTTTGTAATAGTTGTTCTTTTTCCTTGTTCAATGAACATAATAATGAAAGTAAACCTTATCTTTTTTGGAATCTGGGCTGAAAACTTTCTTCACTGCTGAAAACCAACTTCCTTTTTTCCCCATTTGCAATTCCTGTTACTTTGACGGAAAAGGAAAGGCAAATTAGATCTCAATATCAACCCAAACATCATTCGTATAAGGGAAGAAAAAGATGACCAAACTtctattaaaagtaattaaagtcAACACTATTAAAAACCACATGTTCCAATTAATGCACTTTGAACTCTAAGAAAACCGTTGAAGAAAACATAACTCATGCATAGACTTGGGAAAGGAAACGTTGAGAGAGAGTAAAAACAGAACGCTGTAAACAGATCTATGACAAACGTGTTTGACTAAAAATAATCAGTTATTACTTAGAAGAACCAGAACTGAAAATGAATAGCAAAAACAACATCcaacaaagaaaaatacaagATGTCAGAAAGTTTTTAATTGCTAATGTGATGAGAACAAATGGATATATAAGAACACGGTTCTAAATCTCCACCATAGAAAAGGCTTTGTTCtaataaaatacaacaaaaaaatgcAACTTTGGTTTGGTGTGGAAAATTGAAGGAAACACCCAGATgtgataaattgaaaaaaccATTAAACCCATGTCAAGATTTCCAATTCTGAACGGGAAAAACTCGAAAAGAAGGCAAATTTAGCCTGCAATGAACAGGTGGAGAATGAAAAACCCATAGATGGTATGAACCAATACGAGTAAAAGAGAGAGCAAAAGAAGAGAGACTAAGAAGCCCAATACAAAGCTACCAATTTTGAAGGCCAAAAAacttgaaaagagaaaaaggagcAAAAATGGATAAATGCAAAAAGAAAGAGGAGGCAAATGAAGTGAAAAACATTCCAAGACCTTTGCATGAGAATGCCAGATTCCTGCAAATAAAACTCAAGGGTACTTGGTGTGGCAGAATAATAGAAGAAGTTGATGAGGCCCACAAGGGAAGAAGAAAGAGGGACCAGATCTTGGTTTGAAGGAAACTTCAACTACCGGGAATGGAACATAACAGTATCCACATGCTCACTGGGTCCCAATTCTGTTGCGTTTGCTGATTTTAACGTCAAACAGTAGACAAATTAAacgaaacaaaacaaaacaaaaacaagttaCACATATAAAGCACGAAGAAAtcaaagaaagaagaataaaCTAACTTTTGGTTGCtgtgaactatttttttttttatcagcagcTGTGAACTAAATGATCTATGTAATTCACGAAATTAATCAAAAGTTCTAAAAGTGCATGAATATCAATTATACAACAGGCTTATGAAGGAGTAAAAATGAGGTTTTAAGGTTAATGATATATAACACATAGTTTTCCTTCGCAAATCTTGTAAAATAACACACAGGTTGATGATATGTAATTCGAAAGAGTTGGAAGATGAGAAAGATTTTTGCTTTCATTCATCTATAAGCCAAATTATATTCACTTTTTGATCAAGAGAATTGAGTTCCATTAAGTAAGTTCAAGCTAGAAGATACAAGTATTCTTTAAACCTTACTCCGTGCTAAAAGTTGAGTATTACTTGGAATAATTGTCACTCTTGATGATAGACTCAATATTGTTTGAAACAATAATCACTACTACCTACAAACTATGATTACAAAAATAGTGATCAAATTATCACAAGAATGCTAACTGTACCTGATCGATACTATTTCGGTGCGGAACCAGACGATCTCAAGAACAGTCTGTGTCGAACCTCCTCCCGTTCCTCCTTGGACTCCTCCTGGATCTCCCTACCGTCTGCACTCCGGGGGTGGGGGTACCTGCAGGCACTCCGACGCTCAATTGGTTCAGTGAGAAAAGTGATTCGATATGAGGCGCAATTGGTTCAGTGAGAAAAGTGTACCTTTACTTGTTCACTAggccttaatttatactaatttcttaatggacctgttattattatttgtgggTCGTTTGTATTCAAGGATCGATTCTTTCCCTTTCTGAGTGAGGTTGCACGCATCGGTTCTTTCCTTATTGCCTGAGATTGTTCGTCTGTGTCTTTGTTAAAGATCATCTCTTTCCATTCTGAGATTTGTCCGTCTGTACTTTTGTCAAagatcaactccttcctttttaaGGTTTGGCCGTCTctacttctcaaatatcaactccttcctttttggggtttgccCGTCTGTACTTcgccaaatatcaactccttcctttttggttGAGATTGTGCGCTGCTCCTTTGCACCTCTACGCCATAATCACATGTTCCATCTGCCACTCCCTTGGGCCGGGATGTACTCGGCCAAGAGGGCAGGGATGTATCCGGCCATCACACTTATTGGGCCCTCTGTGTTGTGTTGGAGAAAAGGTGAAAAGCAGGTACCCTAGTGATTGGGCCACAACGAATGTGCCTCACACTTGGGCCGGGGTGATCCCGACCATTTCTGTCTTATTGGGCCGGGATGCCCATAATTCCGATGATACCAACAATGCTTAGTGGTATCCGCTTTTGGGGGAGTCGGGACCCTTTGAGGGGTTGCTATTAGGTCGGCATTCAAGGCCTCCTCCAAAATTCTCGCTCTGTTAGACACGAGGGGTGTGTACCTGTTGTACTTTGGTTGTCTAAAGTCCTTGAACCTACTGTCAGGTCGCGGCGCTAACACCCTTTCTCTGTCAATGTATTTCTTTTCCCGAGTGTCTGATTGGGTCGTATTGCGAAACTCATTTAATTCTTCCATCTGCATAAATTTGGTTGCCCTGGTTCGAAGCTCGTCCAGATTGCTCATGGGCTTCTTGCACAGACTGTCAACGAACGGGCCAGGCTTTAACGCTGTTACAAGGTGGTGCATGGCGACCTCAGGATTTAGATTAGAGATATTCAACGATATCTTCCTGAAGCGCTCCATAAACTCTCGCAGAGATTCTCCCTTCTCCTGTCGTATATTTACTAACGCCAGAGAAGTGAGATGGTGTGGCTTACTGGTGGCGAACTAAATGCCGAAATGGGTGACCAACGTATCGAAACAATCAATAAAGTTAGGTGGTAATCGTGTGAACCAGTTGAGGGCAGGACCCTTCAGGGACGTTGGAAACACACGACAAAGAATTGCGTCATCTAAAGTGCACAACCCTGCTTGGGTGGTGAATACGTCCACGTGCTCCTCTGGATCAGTAGTGCCATCGTACTGGCTCATAGTCAATCCCTTCCAGTGTGCAAGAAGTTCTACCTCCATGATCCCGTCCACGAAGGGGTGGCGTTTGGCTGTTCTGCTCGCGCTTGTTTGGTTGGTGGTGGTCTGTACCCTAAATTCATCTTGTCCTATGCCGCCCTCTCCTTCTCCATTACTGTGAGATTTTTCCCTTTGTTGGGAATTTTGCTCAAGTTGCCTTCGCAACCGCTGGTTCTCCTTTCTCAGGGCATTTATCTCTTCTTCGTTCTTATGTCTCAATTCCTCCAACTGGCGGTTCATCTCTCGTTGCATCTCCGCTGCTACTGTATTTTGATCGACTGCTGCTCTTGTCGACACCATCCTTCTTGAGAATTGTctggccccacggtgggcgccaattgtacCTGATCGATACTATTTCGGTGCAGAACCAGACGATCTCAAGAACCCTCTCTGTCGAACCTCCTCCCGTTCCTCCCTAGACTCCTCTTGGATCTCTCTACCGTCTGCACTCCGGGGGTGGGGGTATCTGTAGGCACTCCGACACTCAAGTCAGAAAGTGATTCGATATGAGGCGTAATTGGTTCAGTGAGAAAAGCGTACCTTTACCTGTTCATTAggccttaatttatactaatttcttaatggacttgttattattatttgcggGCTGTTTGTATTCAAGGATCGATTCTTTCCCTTTCCGACTGAGGTTGCACGCATCGGTTCTTTCCTTATTGGCTGAGATTGTTCGTCTGTGTCTTTGTTAAAGATCAGCTCTTTCCATTCTGAGATTTGTCCGTCTATACTTTTGTCAAagatcaactccttcctttttggggtttggccgtctctacttctcaaatatcaactccttcctttttgg is a window of Vigna unguiculata cultivar IT97K-499-35 chromosome 4, ASM411807v1, whole genome shotgun sequence DNA encoding:
- the LOC114182705 gene encoding protein IQ-DOMAIN 1-like isoform X2; this encodes MGKKGSWFSAVKKVFSPDSKKDKKSDKSSSNKEREIAADVKLIDAEKEQSKHAASLAFATAVAAEAAVAAAHAAAEVVRLTSMPHYTGKTMEEIAAVKIQTAFRGYMARRALRALRGLVRLKTVVQGQSVKRQASSTLRSMQTLARLQSQIRERRIRMSEENQALQRQLQQKHEKQLEKLRAAQVGEEWDHSLQSKDQIEAKLLHKQEAALRRERALAYSFSHQQTWKGNSKSLNPTFMDPNNPQWGWSWLERWMATRPWDGHSTVDHNDHASVKSAASRAMTVGEIGKGYSLQDHNHDKRASPFGQKARRPSPHISPSKAPSASGKARPSSSKGSVFWGGDEDSRSMFSIQSERYRRHSIAGSSVRDDESLASYPAIPSYMAPTSSAKARFKIQRPSPEKGGAAVRKRLSFSPSAAPRRHSDPPKP
- the LOC114182705 gene encoding protein IQ-DOMAIN 1-like isoform X1, which translates into the protein MGKKGSWFSAVKKVFSPDSKKDKKKQKSDKSSSNKEREIAADVKLIDAEKEQSKHAASLAFATAVAAEAAVAAAHAAAEVVRLTSMPHYTGKTMEEIAAVKIQTAFRGYMARRALRALRGLVRLKTVVQGQSVKRQASSTLRSMQTLARLQSQIRERRIRMSEENQALQRQLQQKHEKQLEKLRAAQVGEEWDHSLQSKDQIEAKLLHKQEAALRRERALAYSFSHQQTWKGNSKSLNPTFMDPNNPQWGWSWLERWMATRPWDGHSTVDHNDHASVKSAASRAMTVGEIGKGYSLQDHNHDKRASPFGQKARRPSPHISPSKAPSASGKARPSSSKGSVFWGGDEDSRSMFSIQSERYRRHSIAGSSVRDDESLASYPAIPSYMAPTSSAKARFKIQRPSPEKGGAAVRKRLSFSPSAAPRRHSDPPKP
- the LOC114182705 gene encoding protein IQ-DOMAIN 1-like isoform X3, which encodes MPHYTGKTMEEIAAVKIQTAFRGYMARRALRALRGLVRLKTVVQGQSVKRQASSTLRSMQTLARLQSQIRERRIRMSEENQALQRQLQQKHEKQLEKLRAAQVGEEWDHSLQSKDQIEAKLLHKQEAALRRERALAYSFSHQQTWKGNSKSLNPTFMDPNNPQWGWSWLERWMATRPWDGHSTVDHNDHASVKSAASRAMTVGEIGKGYSLQDHNHDKRASPFGQKARRPSPHISPSKAPSASGKARPSSSKGSVFWGGDEDSRSMFSIQSERYRRHSIAGSSVRDDESLASYPAIPSYMAPTSSAKARFKIQRPSPEKGGAAVRKRLSFSPSAAPRRHSDPPKP